Within Novosphingobium resinovorum, the genomic segment AGGTTTCCGGCGAGTACAAGGAAAAGAGTGCGCTCGACGCGCAAGGCTGGTTCCCCACCCGAGACGCCGGCTACATGGACGAGGACGGCTACCTGTTCCTCTCCGGCCGCGCCGACGACGTGATCGTGCGCGGGGGTGAGAACATGTCGCCCGGCGAGATCGAGGACGTGCTACTCACCCATCCCGCCGTCGCCGACGCCTGCGCCTGTGCGATCCCTTCGGTCGAGTGGGGCGAGGCGGTCGGCGTCGCCGTCGTCACGCGCGATGGTTTCGATGCCCCTGAGGAGACCGAATTGAAGGACCTTGTCCGCTTGCGCCTGCGGTCCTCGCGCGTGCCGGAGAAGATCGCCTTCGTCGCGGAGCTTCCGTACAACGAAATGGGCAAGCTGCTGCGCCGCAAGGTCAAGGAAGTCCTTGCCGGCTGAGCACATCACGCAAGGCCCGGAGATCCCTCTGGCGCGGTGGGCCGACCGGCAGTTGCAGGCGATGGCCGAAGCCCATGGCCTGCCGCGCCTCGCTGGCGCTACCCTGATGGGAGAGCGCGCCGCCGGTGGCGGCTATATGATCAGCGGCACGACCTCAGCCGGGCTCGGCGGCAGTCGGCTGATGCCCACGCGGGACGGCAACTGGTTCGCGCTCACTTTGATCCGCGACGTGGACCGCGAACTGCTGCCCGCGCTTTTCGGTGACGACACGATCGACACGCGCGACTGGAACGCGATTGCTGCAGCCGTGCTGCGCCATGACGTCAGGGATCTCGTCGAGACCGGACGCACGCTGGGGCTACCCGTCGCTCGCATGGACGAGATCCCCGCCTTTCCCGCCCTCGAGGTAATGCTGCGCGGAGAAAACCGGAAAAGGGCAGCCCTGCACCAAGCGCTGGTCGTCGATCTTTCCGCGATATGGGCCGGGCCACTGGCGGGCCACCTGTTCTGGCAGGCAGGCATGGAAGTCGTGAAAGTCGAAAGCCTCACCCGGCCCGACCTGATCCGCCGCGACGATCCGGCGACCTTCGACCGGATCAACCAGGGCAAGGCGAGCATCCTTGTCGATTTCGCCGACGATGCACAGAAGGCCGCGCTCGTCGCGCTGATCCGGCGCGCGGACATCGTGATCGAATCCTCGCGGCCCCGCGCATTGCGCCACCTCGGCATCGACGCCGAGACACTGATCCGCCAAACGCCGGGGCTGGTCTGGCTGTCGATCACCGGGCACGGAGCAAGCG encodes:
- a CDS encoding CoA transferase, which codes for MPAEHITQGPEIPLARWADRQLQAMAEAHGLPRLAGATLMGERAAGGGYMISGTTSAGLGGSRLMPTRDGNWFALTLIRDVDRELLPALFGDDTIDTRDWNAIAAAVLRHDVRDLVETGRTLGLPVARMDEIPAFPALEVMLRGENRKRAALHQALVVDLSAIWAGPLAGHLFWQAGMEVVKVESLTRPDLIRRDDPATFDRINQGKASILVDFADDAQKAALVALIRRADIVIESSRPRALRHLGIDAETLIRQTPGLVWLSITGHGASGEAADWVGIGNDCGVAGGLTRAMAEAGGGIGYVADAVADPLTGIVAAREGLAAYESGVAQRIGLSMSAICAMALAEERAHNRAMIDAELRGWGQAVGHLFPIVGTRPLKAAVRPIGADTARYLGALAPC